A section of the Humulus lupulus chromosome 2, drHumLupu1.1, whole genome shotgun sequence genome encodes:
- the LOC133815379 gene encoding uncharacterized protein LOC133815379 translates to MLEGSVKEQYAILDDYCKRLLATNPSCTVKLKTDLGILLVAVGINGNNSMFPIAYCVAEKENAEVWTWFLELLKDDLKNLSPTKVTIMSDHQKGLENAVGAIFSGCEVRYCVRHLHANFKKEYPGLLLKQLLWATTNTTTQDEFPREMQEVKDISNGAYNCFITKAELEKMTQPMGNIILKIIEKKKEVAKHCLVTRSDKFESQVQCNNGSVFVVDLEFRTCTCRRFQLSRLPCGHALATIWFMGGLNPIDPPPETKLPGRPMKARRKETNEPPSAIKKAQRTRQVKTCSNCLKTGHGRETCKYAKVVENRVVKKRCHPPLQKPTEATLKRKERRLNQHAKGGTSGAKNAQPDTI, encoded by the exons ATGTTGGAAGGGTCTGTCAAGGAACAATACGCCATTCTTGATGATTACTGTAAAAGGTTGTTGGCTACCAATCCTAGTTGTACTGTGAAGTTAAAAACTGATTTG GGAATTTTATTGGTTGCAGTAGGCATTAACGGTAATAACTCCATGTTTCCCATTGCCTACTGTGTTGCTGAAAAGGAAAACGCTGAGGTTTGGACTTGGTTCTTGGAGCTATTGAAGGATGATCTCAAGAATTTGAGTCCTACCAAGGTGACAATAATGAGTGATCATCAAAAAGGATTAGAAAATGCAGTGGGAGCCATCTTTAGTGGGTGTGAGGTGAGGTATTGTGTTAGACATCTTCATGCTAACTTTAAAAAGGAATATCCTGGGCTTTTACTTAAGCAACTTTTGTGGGCAACAACTAATACTACAACACAAGATGAGTTTCCTCGAGAAATGCAAGAAGTCAAGGATATCTCGAATGGTGCTTACAATTG TTTTATAACAAAAGCCGAGTTGGAGAAGATGACTCAACCTATGGGGAATATAATTTTGAAGATAATTGAGAAGAAAAAAGAGGTTGCAAAGCATTGTCTGGTTACTAGGTCTGACAAGTTTGAGTCTCAAGTTCAATGCAACAATGGTAGTGTCTTTGTTGTTGATTTGGAATTCAGAACTTGTACATGTAGGAGGTTTCAACTATCTAGGCTTCCTTGTGGCCATGCACTAGCTACTATCTGGTTCATGGGAG GACTCAACCCAATTGATCCACCACCTGAGACGAAGCTGCCTGGAAGACCTATGAAAGCTAGGAGAAAGGAGACAAATGAACCTCCATCTGCTATAAAGAAAGCTCAAAGAACTAGACAAGTTAAAACATGCAGCAATTGTCTGAAAACAGGGCACGGGAGAGAAACATGCAAATATGCTAAGGTTGTTGAG AATCGTGTGGTCAAAAAGCGATGTCATCCACCATTGCAGAAACCAACTGAAGCCACACttaaaaggaaggaaagaaggcTGAATCAACATGCTAAAGGAGGAACTAGTGGCGCAAAGAATGCTCAACCCGATACTATCTGA